Proteins from a single region of Paraglaciecola sp. T6c:
- a CDS encoding GGDEF domain-containing protein has translation MSVSELRPNQDIEPSATALTAGTSVANSELRKQTLMVVDDYHSNLQAMNALFEFQYQVVMFDNATDALIHAQQESVDLILLDLDMPDMHGYDACTELKSNPLTAHIPVIFVTASDSTDDEAHGLLLGAVDYITKPVNLTILRARVRNHMELVYYRKQLEILSSVDGLTGVANRRQLDTVLLQHFASTIRFGRCMTLMMIDIDDFKPYNDLYGHMQGDDCLKRVAQAIQSVRRRETDFVGRYGGEEFAMVLPDTDLDGGLVMANKLLQTVRSLNIEHQGASAADRVTISIGLTVFEAKHEQPTQMTVEELIELADRQLYAAKHAGKNRVSHSQIPELPAQLKSENDHE, from the coding sequence ATGAGCGTATCTGAATTACGCCCCAACCAGGACATCGAACCTAGTGCAACCGCATTGACAGCCGGTACGTCCGTTGCCAATAGCGAATTGCGCAAGCAAACCCTAATGGTGGTGGACGATTATCATTCTAATTTACAGGCGATGAATGCGCTGTTTGAATTTCAATACCAAGTTGTTATGTTCGATAACGCAACAGACGCATTAATACACGCCCAGCAAGAGTCAGTAGATTTAATTTTACTGGATTTAGACATGCCCGATATGCACGGCTATGACGCCTGCACTGAATTGAAATCGAACCCGTTAACCGCGCACATCCCGGTCATCTTCGTCACTGCCTCTGACAGCACTGACGATGAAGCCCACGGCCTACTGTTAGGCGCTGTAGATTATATTACCAAGCCGGTTAATTTGACCATTCTGCGTGCCCGGGTACGCAATCATATGGAGCTGGTGTACTACCGTAAGCAATTAGAAATATTATCCAGTGTTGATGGCTTAACGGGCGTGGCAAATCGTCGCCAGTTGGATACAGTATTGTTGCAACACTTTGCATCAACCATCAGATTTGGTCGCTGTATGACCTTAATGATGATCGATATTGATGATTTTAAACCGTACAACGATTTGTACGGCCATATGCAAGGTGATGATTGCTTGAAACGTGTAGCTCAGGCTATCCAATCAGTTCGTCGTAGAGAAACAGATTTCGTCGGTCGCTACGGCGGTGAAGAATTTGCCATGGTGTTGCCTGATACAGACTTAGATGGTGGGCTTGTGATGGCCAATAAGCTGTTACAAACCGTCAGGAGCTTAAATATTGAACATCAAGGGGCAAGTGCAGCCGACAGAGTGACCATCAGCATAGGGTTGACAGTGTTTGAAGCAAAACACGAACAACCGACACAAATGACAGTGGAAGAGCTGATTGAACTAGCCGATAGGCAATTGTACGCGGCCAAACATGCTGGCAAAAATCGTGTGAGCCATTCTCAAATTCCTGAACTTCCAGCCCAATTAAAAAGCGAAAACGATCATGAATAA
- a CDS encoding histidine kinase: MNNDEASQIRKHIHNVRNPLNSIALHAELGNMLLEGQASNQELQNAFSVILQQCRECDRELGKIRSLAAPDRP; encoded by the coding sequence ATGAATAACGACGAAGCAAGCCAAATTCGTAAACACATCCACAATGTCAGGAACCCCCTAAACAGCATCGCTCTGCACGCTGAGTTAGGGAATATGCTACTTGAAGGGCAAGCCAGTAATCAGGAACTGCAAAATGCTTTTTCAGTCATTTTACAGCAATGCCGGGAATGTGACCGAGAGCTAGGAAAAATCCGCAGTTTAGCGGCGCCTGATCGCCCCTAG
- a CDS encoding Fic family protein, whose protein sequence is MYIEKVWPSNNANYRCLMPESLANQTCALALPTPLVSTFLETHCQVGNLQRFTSRYLAGGFSLKQGRLVSRKRLSLMRLGFKRKDELAESVTLQSERYRSALQSLRKRPLTLGTLCEVHKSLDPHHHNGGRFRDVQNWIGGRSPDTAHIVPPPPENVSDLMTDWINYVNNIEQVGIEDIIMLSNQFILIHPFNDGNGRLNRAIVDALLSQIMRDEKAYISPFLFRLAHQHNGYLDAPSAIMQGQWQQVFDFWDEAIQWSINTTETLCKRLIMANSFIQKKLTLRQLSQHAATLLSHISEQPIVTPAYLSGQFGWTLLEASTAITELLECGILNEHRVKEPINTIIYDCQEIFDAWMEMDEVLFRVSSS, encoded by the coding sequence ATGTATATCGAAAAAGTATGGCCAAGCAATAATGCAAACTACCGATGCTTAATGCCTGAAAGTCTTGCCAATCAAACTTGTGCATTAGCGTTACCAACACCACTAGTATCGACGTTTTTAGAAACGCATTGTCAAGTCGGCAACTTGCAGCGTTTTACGTCACGTTATTTAGCTGGGGGGTTCAGCCTAAAGCAGGGCAGGTTAGTCTCTCGAAAGCGTCTATCGCTGATGCGTTTGGGCTTTAAGCGCAAGGATGAGTTGGCTGAATCTGTAACACTACAATCCGAACGGTATCGAAGCGCTTTACAATCATTACGCAAAAGACCACTTACACTGGGCACTTTGTGTGAAGTGCATAAGTCACTTGATCCTCATCATCACAATGGAGGGCGTTTCAGAGATGTGCAAAATTGGATAGGAGGGCGCTCACCCGATACGGCGCATATCGTTCCACCGCCCCCTGAAAACGTCTCGGATTTAATGACCGACTGGATTAACTACGTTAACAATATCGAGCAAGTAGGCATTGAAGATATCATTATGTTATCCAATCAATTTATTCTGATCCATCCATTCAATGATGGTAATGGGCGCCTTAACAGAGCAATAGTTGATGCGCTTTTGAGTCAAATTATGCGGGATGAAAAGGCATATATCAGTCCATTTCTATTTCGTTTGGCTCACCAACATAATGGTTACTTAGATGCGCCAAGTGCTATTATGCAAGGGCAATGGCAGCAGGTTTTTGATTTTTGGGATGAGGCTATTCAATGGAGTATCAACACGACTGAGACCTTGTGCAAAAGGCTTATAATGGCAAATTCATTCATTCAAAAAAAACTAACACTAAGACAACTCAGCCAGCATGCAGCCACTTTACTGTCGCACATCTCAGAGCAACCAATCGTTACTCCTGCTTATCTTTCAGGGCAATTTGGATGGACATTACTCGAAGCCAGTACAGCGATCACTGAACTGTTGGAATGCGGGATTTTGAACGAGCATAGGGTGAAAGAACCTATTAACACCATTATTTATGATTGTCAGGAAATATTCGACGCGTGGATGGAAATGGATGAAGTGTTGTTCCGTGTATCGAGTTCATAG
- a CDS encoding ABC-F family ATPase, which translates to MISTANITMQFGAEPLFENISAKFGHGNRYGLIGANGCGKSTFMKILSGDLVPSSGNISITPGDKLGILSQNQFAFEEYSVVDAVIMGDSALWKVKQQRDEIYAKPEMSEEDGMLVAQLETDFAEMDGYTAEARAGDILLEAGIAEHYHYGLMSQVAPGWKLRVLLAQALFSNPDILLLDEPTNNLDIYTISWLADVLNQRKCTMIIISHDRHFLNSVCTHMADIDYGELRIYPGNYEAFIEASSLIQEQLLTSNAKKTAEMEDLQGFVARFSANASKAKQASSRAKRLEKIQLDEVKSSSRRTPSITLKQHRKLHRQALILENFGHGFDGESLFSGGELILEAGARLAITGENGVGKTTFLRCLVDELKLNEGTIKWSENAVVGYCPQDSSADFAMDITLFDWMSQWRTPKHDDLAVRAMLGRLLFSADDFNKKVNVCSGGEKNRLLFGKLMMSDINVLIMDEPTNHMDMEAIEALNSALKKFDGTLIFVSHDREFVSSLATRVIEIKDREVINFQGTYDEYFASRQETSAAA; encoded by the coding sequence TTGATATCTACCGCAAACATCACCATGCAATTTGGCGCTGAGCCTTTATTTGAAAACATTTCGGCCAAATTTGGTCACGGTAATCGTTACGGCCTTATTGGTGCAAACGGCTGCGGCAAGTCGACTTTTATGAAGATCCTAAGTGGGGATTTAGTGCCTTCATCTGGCAATATTTCCATTACTCCTGGTGATAAGCTAGGTATTTTGAGCCAGAATCAGTTCGCTTTTGAAGAATATAGTGTTGTAGATGCTGTGATTATGGGCGATTCAGCCTTGTGGAAAGTTAAACAGCAACGAGATGAAATTTACGCCAAGCCTGAAATGTCAGAAGAAGATGGCATGTTAGTCGCACAGCTTGAAACAGATTTCGCTGAGATGGACGGTTACACTGCAGAAGCCCGCGCTGGTGACATTCTGTTAGAGGCAGGTATCGCTGAGCACTACCACTATGGCCTAATGAGCCAAGTGGCACCCGGTTGGAAGTTACGAGTACTACTTGCTCAAGCATTGTTTTCAAACCCAGATATTCTGTTATTGGATGAGCCTACCAACAACTTGGATATTTACACCATTTCTTGGTTGGCTGATGTGCTAAATCAGCGTAAATGCACCATGATCATTATTTCTCACGATCGCCATTTTTTGAACTCGGTTTGTACACACATGGCTGACATCGATTATGGTGAGTTGCGTATTTACCCGGGAAATTACGAAGCCTTTATCGAGGCGTCATCTTTGATTCAAGAGCAACTGTTAACCAGTAACGCCAAGAAAACCGCTGAAATGGAAGACTTACAAGGCTTCGTTGCGCGTTTCTCGGCTAATGCATCAAAAGCCAAACAGGCCAGTTCTCGTGCCAAACGTTTAGAAAAAATTCAGTTAGATGAGGTGAAGTCTTCCAGTCGCCGTACGCCATCAATCACGTTGAAGCAGCACCGTAAGTTACATCGCCAAGCCTTGATTTTAGAGAACTTTGGTCACGGTTTTGACGGTGAGTCATTGTTTAGTGGTGGCGAGTTGATCCTAGAAGCTGGCGCTCGATTAGCCATAACCGGTGAAAACGGCGTGGGCAAAACGACTTTTCTACGCTGCTTGGTAGACGAGCTTAAATTGAATGAGGGCACCATCAAGTGGTCAGAAAATGCTGTTGTTGGTTATTGCCCACAAGACAGCTCGGCAGATTTTGCCATGGATATCACTTTGTTTGATTGGATGTCTCAGTGGCGCACTCCTAAGCATGATGACTTAGCGGTTCGAGCAATGTTAGGTCGCTTATTGTTTAGCGCAGATGATTTCAACAAAAAAGTGAACGTGTGCTCAGGTGGTGAGAAAAACCGCTTATTGTTTGGCAAGTTGATGATGTCTGATATCAACGTACTGATCATGGATGAGCCAACGAATCACATGGATATGGAAGCAATCGAAGCACTTAATTCGGCGCTTAAAAAATTCGATGGGACCTTAATTTTCGTAAGTCACGACCGGGAGTTTGTATCCTCTTTAGCTACCCGCGTTATTGAGATCAAGGACAGAGAAGTGATTAACTTCCAAGGTACGTATGATGAGTACTTCGCAAGCCGTCAAGAGACAAGCGCCGCTGCATAG